CAGTGCATGGCCTGCTGAAGGTCATGAAGCTGTGCAGGAAAGCGGTAGGTCGGTGCAAATCGGTAGTCGATGTTGACGGCCACGTAGCCGCGCTGAGCGAGGCGCTCGGCGATGGCGTCCATGTCGGCCCGCTCGCGACGCTGCCAGCCTCCTCCATGAACGACCAGGGCGGCGGGCCTGAGCTCGGCGTCATCCGCGGTGGCCGGCAGGTAAACATCCGCCTGCAGGGGCTCTGGCCAGTTCTGTGGCGTGTAGGTGACGGCGTCGAGGCGACGTGTGTCGAGGGCGGCGGGTGTCTCGTCGAGGCCCAGCGGATAAGCCGCGCAGCCAGCTAGCAGCAGTGAATGCAGTAGCAACAGGAGTGGAATGGCCAGGTGGCGCGATAGCCGGGAAGCGACATGCATGGCGGGGCTCCGTAAGTCAGGAAACGAGCCTAATGTAAAACCCTTGTATCGATCTTGTACAGGCTGGCACAAAAAAGGCGCCATATCGGCGCCTTCCTCGTGAAGCGTTGTCCTGTCTCTAATGCTGTCTCGAGCGTACTGTCTCGAACGTACTGTTTCTAATGTACTGTTTCTAACGTACTGCCGCGAACGGGCTCTCGACAGTCTGCCTCAGGCGTCCGTCAGAGCCTTCTGTCGGGGTGTCTCTGACATGCTGTCAATGCTGCCCAGGCGGGCGACCATGGCTTCGACCATCTGTGCCGAATGCTCGGCGGCCTGATCGATGAACGCCTTGAAGGAGATGTTGGACTCCTGTCCTGCGATGTCCGACAGGGCACGAATGACCACGAAGGGGCATCCGTAGAGATGGCAGGTCTGTGCGATGGCCGCAGCCTCCATCTCGGCGGCGAGCATGGTCGGGAAGCGGTCTCGGGTACGTGATACTGCTTCCGGGCAGGACATGAAGATGTCGCCGGTCGCGATCAGCCCTTCGACGACCCTCAGTTCGCCCAGGGATTCGATACATTCTCTGGCGATGGCGACCAGCCGGCTATCGGGAAGATAGGCGGCCGGCATCTGCGGGACCTGGCCATGTTCATAGCCGAAGACCACGGCATCCACATCGTGATGACGTACCTCGGAGGAAATCACCACATCGCCTACGGCGAGGT
Above is a window of Halomonas sp. I5-271120 DNA encoding:
- the mtnN gene encoding 5'-methylthioadenosine/S-adenosylhomocysteine nucleosidase codes for the protein MKKIGIIGAMAEEVALLASHLEDRRTREHVGCTFHTGRLQGVEVVILQSGIGKVNAAVGTTLLLDVYKPDVVINTGSAGGFGEDLAVGDVVISSEVRHHDVDAVVFGYEHGQVPQMPAAYLPDSRLVAIARECIESLGELRVVEGLIATGDIFMSCPEAVSRTRDRFPTMLAAEMEAAAIAQTCHLYGCPFVVIRALSDIAGQESNISFKAFIDQAAEHSAQMVEAMVARLGSIDSMSETPRQKALTDA